One segment of Halomonas sp. TD01 DNA contains the following:
- the cobN gene encoding cobaltochelatase subunit CobN — protein MHLFAAKPGGFVDDEGIIDLQQSPAEVVILSAADSNLSALAQAVDRLGEAYPSVRLANWMNLVKPAAYDLYEDRVLENAQLVIVSLLGGKAYWQYGHERLLAWAAAKPERQLILVPGCDAPDDALLEDSSIAFDDAYRVWRYLREGGVDNAEQLLRFIASECLSLSLAWQEPKVIPAAVIYASQDQQASSLSEWRDRQVPGRPVCLLLFYRSHLQGANTAVPDGLLAALREKGLEPLAVAVASLKEGPCIDFINHLIEQTGAMLVINTTSFAVNRNADGLDALGETLPDSLFVGRPVVLQAILASSTSEDWQDMAAGLHSRDVAMQVVLPEMDGRIITRAVGFKAEAHYNPRCQLAVTHHVIHPERAAFVAELARRICSLRLTPNGQKRIALIMANYPNRDGRIGNGVGLDTPASTLQILSALKEAGYPLSELPENGDGLIRQLQGAVTNDHGSLDQRACWQSISVDDYLAWFRTLPSELQETVWTRWGTPHEDPKCRQGRLMIAGIRLGETFVGIQPERDFIDDLTQSYHDMELAPPHSYLAFYYWLREHYQVDAVIHVGKHGNLEWLPGKSIALSADCWPDIALGPLPHFYPFIVNDPGEGAQAKRRSQAVIIDHLMPPLARAELYGAMAELEALCDEYYQALDMDPRREALIRSQILAHLRDTGIDQELAHAVDGFENSADDADILNELDTFLCDIKESQIRHGLHILGTLPPEEKRAGTLVALLRLPRGEAVSQRGLLHNLASDLGLDFDPLAAGNEPWQAPKPVVLRELLDTPWRTGADTRERLELLAERWVADYVLAPGCLEELARDFPDTAEQLRYAREQLWVAMQRGVKMEIQSLLDGLEGIFVPAGPSGAPSRGRLDTLPTGRNFFSVDNRSIPSPAAWTLGEKSAQAFVERYLQDNGDYPRRLGLSIWGTATMRTGGDDIAQALALMGVRPKWSLGSQRVSDFEVIPSMLLNRPRVDVTLRVSGFFRDAFPNVIRLFDAAVQAVASYEEPGNSNTIRDAVLARQQALEDQGLSPEMAAQEASYRIFGSKPGEYGAGLNRLIENRSWDSADDLAEAYLDAGAYAYGQFKASGTAARAAFEQQLQGLDAVMQNQDNREHDILDSNSYYAFQGGMANATRSLSGKAPTIYHADHANPAVPKIRTLKEELARVIRSRVLNPKWINAMREHGYKGAFEMAATVDYLFAYDATTDLVADYQYAQVSDALVLDAANQQFLREHNPAALEEMAERLLEAAQRGMWQAPGEHGQALQDLLLEMDEAKEAGHYDHHPAH, from the coding sequence ATGCACTTATTTGCCGCCAAGCCCGGGGGCTTTGTCGATGATGAAGGCATTATCGACCTGCAACAGAGCCCCGCCGAGGTCGTGATACTCTCCGCCGCCGATAGTAATCTGTCGGCGCTGGCCCAGGCGGTTGACCGCCTGGGTGAAGCGTACCCCTCGGTACGGCTAGCCAACTGGATGAATTTGGTAAAACCGGCGGCCTATGATCTCTATGAAGATCGGGTGCTGGAAAACGCCCAACTGGTCATCGTTTCGTTGCTGGGCGGCAAGGCCTACTGGCAGTACGGCCATGAACGCCTGTTGGCCTGGGCGGCAGCCAAACCTGAGCGCCAGCTGATTCTAGTGCCGGGCTGCGATGCCCCGGATGATGCGCTGCTGGAAGACTCCAGCATCGCGTTCGATGATGCGTACCGCGTTTGGCGCTACTTAAGAGAGGGCGGTGTGGATAACGCCGAGCAGCTGCTGCGCTTTATCGCCAGCGAATGTTTATCGCTTTCTCTGGCATGGCAGGAGCCGAAAGTTATTCCGGCCGCGGTGATTTATGCGTCGCAAGACCAGCAGGCGTCGAGCCTAAGCGAGTGGCGTGATCGTCAGGTGCCAGGGCGGCCGGTGTGCCTGCTGCTGTTTTATCGCAGCCACTTGCAGGGGGCGAATACCGCTGTCCCAGACGGATTGCTGGCAGCGCTGAGAGAAAAAGGGCTAGAGCCGCTAGCGGTTGCCGTGGCCTCCTTGAAAGAGGGGCCATGCATTGATTTTATCAACCACCTGATTGAGCAAACCGGCGCCATGCTGGTGATCAATACCACCAGCTTTGCGGTCAATCGCAACGCCGACGGTCTGGATGCTCTGGGTGAAACGCTACCCGACAGCCTGTTTGTGGGGCGTCCGGTAGTGCTCCAGGCGATTCTTGCCAGCAGCACCTCGGAAGATTGGCAGGACATGGCCGCCGGGCTGCATAGCCGCGATGTGGCCATGCAGGTGGTGCTCCCCGAAATGGATGGTCGCATTATCACTCGGGCGGTGGGCTTTAAAGCCGAAGCCCACTATAACCCGCGCTGCCAGCTGGCAGTGACCCACCACGTGATTCATCCGGAACGGGCCGCCTTTGTCGCCGAGCTGGCGCGGCGCATTTGTTCGCTACGGCTAACCCCCAATGGGCAGAAGCGTATCGCGCTGATTATGGCTAACTACCCCAATCGCGATGGCCGGATCGGTAATGGCGTCGGGTTGGATACCCCCGCCTCGACGCTGCAGATTCTCAGCGCCCTGAAAGAGGCGGGTTATCCGTTAAGCGAATTGCCGGAAAATGGCGATGGGTTGATCCGCCAGCTTCAAGGCGCGGTGACCAACGATCACGGAAGCCTCGACCAGCGCGCCTGCTGGCAGAGCATCAGCGTTGACGACTACCTTGCTTGGTTTAGAACTTTGCCCAGCGAGCTTCAAGAAACCGTATGGACGCGTTGGGGGACGCCTCACGAAGACCCCAAATGCCGCCAGGGGCGTTTGATGATCGCCGGTATCCGCTTAGGTGAAACCTTCGTGGGTATTCAGCCGGAACGCGACTTTATCGACGATCTCACCCAGTCCTATCACGATATGGAGCTGGCGCCGCCCCACAGTTATCTGGCATTTTACTACTGGCTGCGCGAGCACTATCAAGTCGACGCGGTTATCCATGTGGGTAAGCACGGCAACTTAGAGTGGCTGCCGGGCAAGAGCATCGCCTTGAGTGCTGACTGCTGGCCGGATATTGCCCTGGGGCCGCTGCCGCACTTTTATCCGTTTATTGTGAATGACCCCGGCGAGGGTGCCCAAGCCAAGCGCCGCAGTCAGGCGGTGATTATCGACCACCTGATGCCGCCGCTAGCGCGGGCCGAACTCTACGGCGCTATGGCCGAGCTTGAAGCGCTATGTGATGAGTATTACCAAGCGCTGGATATGGACCCGCGCCGGGAAGCGTTGATACGCAGTCAAATTCTCGCTCACCTGCGAGATACCGGCATCGACCAGGAGCTGGCGCACGCCGTCGACGGTTTTGAAAACAGTGCTGATGATGCCGACATTCTCAACGAGCTGGATACCTTTCTGTGCGATATCAAAGAGTCGCAGATTCGTCATGGCTTGCACATACTCGGCACGCTGCCGCCTGAAGAGAAGCGGGCGGGGACGTTGGTGGCGCTGCTACGACTACCCAGAGGCGAAGCCGTGTCCCAACGCGGTTTGCTGCACAATCTGGCTAGCGACCTGGGTTTAGACTTTGATCCGTTAGCCGCTGGCAACGAGCCCTGGCAGGCGCCTAAACCCGTTGTTCTAAGAGAGCTGCTGGATACCCCTTGGCGCACCGGCGCGGATACCCGCGAGCGCCTTGAACTGCTGGCCGAGCGTTGGGTGGCCGACTACGTATTAGCTCCGGGTTGCCTGGAGGAACTGGCCCGAGATTTCCCCGATACGGCGGAGCAACTTCGCTACGCCCGCGAGCAGCTATGGGTCGCTATGCAGCGTGGCGTGAAAATGGAGATTCAGTCGCTGCTCGACGGCCTAGAAGGCATTTTTGTGCCTGCTGGCCCTAGCGGCGCGCCCAGCCGAGGGCGGCTTGATACGCTGCCCACCGGGCGTAACTTTTTCAGCGTCGATAACCGTTCAATTCCATCGCCCGCCGCCTGGACGCTGGGTGAAAAATCCGCCCAGGCGTTTGTCGAGCGCTATCTGCAGGATAACGGCGACTATCCACGTCGGTTGGGGCTTTCGATTTGGGGAACCGCCACCATGCGCACTGGTGGTGATGATATCGCTCAGGCGCTGGCACTAATGGGCGTGCGTCCTAAGTGGTCGCTGGGCTCCCAGCGGGTGAGTGATTTTGAAGTGATCCCCTCGATGCTGCTTAATCGCCCAAGGGTTGATGTCACGCTGCGGGTCTCTGGGTTCTTCCGCGACGCCTTTCCCAATGTGATCCGCCTATTTGATGCCGCCGTGCAGGCGGTGGCCAGTTATGAAGAGCCGGGTAACAGCAACACCATCCGCGATGCGGTGCTTGCTCGCCAGCAAGCACTGGAAGACCAAGGGCTAAGCCCAGAGATGGCCGCCCAAGAGGCAAGTTACCGTATCTTCGGCAGCAAACCCGGCGAATATGGTGCGGGCTTAAACCGGCTGATTGAAAACCGCTCTTGGGACAGCGCCGACGATTTAGCTGAAGCCTATCTAGACGCGGGTGCCTACGCCTACGGCCAGTTTAAGGCTTCCGGCACTGCTGCGCGGGCGGCGTTCGAGCAGCAGCTCCAAGGGCTGGATGCGGTGATGCAGAACCAGGATAACCGCGAGCACGATATTCTTGATTCCAACAGCTATTACGCTTTTCAGGGTGGCATGGCCAACGCCACGCGCTCGCTAAGCGGAAAAGCACCGACCATTTATCACGCCGACCACGCCAATCCTGCGGTGCCCAAGATCCGTACTTTGAAAGAGGAGCTGGCGCGGGTGATCCGCTCGCGCGTGTTGAATCCCAAGTGGATCAATGCCATGCGCGAGCACGGCTATAAAGGCGCTTTTGAGATGGCTGCTACGGTGGACTACCTGTTTGCTTACGATGCCACCACCGATCTAGTCGCCGACTACCAGTACGCCCAGGTGAGTGATGCCCTGGTGCTCGACGCCGCTAATCAACAGTTTCTGCGTGAGCACAACCCCGCAGCTTTAGAAGAAATGGCGGAACGCTTACTTGAAGCCGCCCAGCGAGGCATGTGGCAAGCCCCCGGCGAACATGGCCAGGCGCTACAAGACTTGCTGCTGGAAATGGATGAAGCCAAAGAGGCGGGGCATTATGACCACCATCCCGCGCATTAA
- the cobW gene encoding cobalamin biosynthesis protein CobW: MQPSKVQLNKIPATVVTGFLGSGKTTLLANILRQVTGKRIAVIVNEFGEQDIDSSLLRSCALGCEEGSEGGQLDGEDGSIYELANGCICCTVEEEFLPVMKKLVARRNDIDHILIETSGLALPKPLVQAFNWPDVRQHCTVDAIITVIDGPAVAAGRYASDVDKVEAQRRADESLDHDPSLRELLDDQLSAADLVLVSKADLLSPEERTQVEAVIQSRVSESVKTLFIDQTQITDTAQLEALMGIGAASEAHIDSITNHHDKHHAEGAHHDHAHDNFDSCVITLGEVDGDALANKLQQLLKSHEIYRAKGFAAIPGKPMRRVIQAVGERLEGYFDRLWTQDEARQTQLVIIGKSLDSAALREALVEAEVQTAS, encoded by the coding sequence ATGCAGCCCAGTAAAGTACAGCTGAATAAGATTCCCGCCACGGTCGTCACCGGTTTTCTCGGCAGCGGCAAAACCACGCTGTTGGCCAATATTCTGCGCCAAGTCACCGGCAAGCGGATCGCCGTGATCGTCAATGAGTTCGGCGAGCAGGATATCGACTCTAGCCTTTTGCGCAGCTGTGCGCTGGGGTGTGAAGAGGGTAGCGAAGGCGGGCAGCTAGACGGGGAAGACGGCAGCATCTATGAGCTGGCCAATGGCTGTATCTGCTGCACCGTGGAAGAAGAGTTTCTGCCGGTGATGAAGAAGTTGGTTGCCCGTCGCAATGATATCGACCACATTCTGATCGAAACCAGCGGCCTGGCATTGCCTAAGCCGCTGGTGCAGGCGTTTAACTGGCCCGACGTGCGTCAGCACTGCACTGTCGATGCGATTATTACCGTGATTGATGGCCCCGCGGTAGCCGCCGGCCGTTATGCTAGCGATGTGGATAAGGTCGAAGCCCAGCGTCGCGCTGATGAAAGCCTGGATCACGACCCCAGCCTGCGCGAGCTACTGGATGACCAGCTAAGCGCGGCGGATCTGGTACTGGTCAGCAAGGCGGACCTGCTCAGCCCGGAAGAGCGCACGCAGGTTGAAGCGGTGATTCAGTCGCGGGTGAGCGAATCGGTAAAAACACTGTTTATCGATCAGACCCAGATCACCGACACCGCCCAGTTGGAAGCACTGATGGGCATTGGTGCGGCCAGCGAAGCGCATATTGATAGCATCACCAATCACCACGATAAGCACCACGCTGAAGGCGCTCATCACGACCATGCACACGATAACTTTGATTCCTGCGTGATTACCCTGGGTGAAGTGGATGGCGACGCCCTGGCCAATAAGCTGCAGCAGCTGCTGAAAAGCCACGAAATTTATCGCGCCAAAGGCTTTGCCGCGATTCCGGGCAAACCCATGCGCCGGGTTATTCAAGCGGTGGGCGAGCGCTTGGAAGGTTATTTCGACCGGCTTTGGACCCAAGACGAGGCGCGCCAAACCCAGCTGGTGATTATTGGCAAATCGCTGGATAGCGCTGCGCTGCGCGAAGCGCTAGTGGAAGCAGAGGTTCAAACGGCTAGCTAA
- a CDS encoding cobyrinate a,c-diamide synthase, with protein MSMPTASCPALFIAAPASGQGKTTVTAGLARLLRNQGKVVRVFKTGPDYLDPQILAQASGQPVDQLDLWMAGEAYCRQRFYDAACEADLILVEGAMGLFDGEPSSADLAALFAIPMAIVMDVKGMAQTAAALVSGLASFRDDIHIAGLVANACGSQRHRELIESALPATIPLLAAVPRDPDLALPERHLGLVQAAEIREDLEARFEAGAQALEAAGLLEALSALPPVAFTAPQEQLAAVKPALKGRTIGVARDAAFSFIYQANLDLLEQMGATLRFFSPLTDSRLPECDALWLPGGYPELHAQQLANNCAMRLAIEAFYRADQPILAECGGLLYCLETLTDYDDTIYPMLGLLPGQGAMRGRRGCQGMQTAELPEGPVRGHAHHRSMAEGTPEPIAHGRRQRHPAPGEAIYRQNRLTATYLHLFFPNNPDAVARLFSASPAHCELQHSEAFTHAAQ; from the coding sequence ATGAGCATGCCAACCGCTAGCTGCCCCGCGCTATTTATCGCTGCTCCGGCTTCCGGCCAGGGCAAAACCACCGTCACGGCGGGCCTAGCGCGGCTGCTGCGCAATCAGGGCAAGGTGGTGCGGGTGTTCAAGACCGGCCCGGACTACCTGGATCCGCAGATACTCGCCCAGGCCTCCGGCCAGCCGGTGGATCAGTTGGATCTATGGATGGCAGGTGAAGCTTACTGCCGCCAGCGTTTTTATGACGCCGCCTGTGAAGCGGATTTGATTTTGGTCGAAGGTGCCATGGGGCTGTTTGACGGCGAGCCTTCTAGCGCCGATCTGGCGGCCTTATTTGCTATTCCCATGGCAATTGTTATGGATGTAAAAGGCATGGCGCAGACCGCTGCCGCGCTAGTCTCAGGTTTGGCCAGCTTTCGTGATGATATTCATATCGCTGGATTAGTCGCCAATGCCTGCGGCTCGCAGCGCCACCGCGAGCTGATCGAATCAGCGCTGCCAGCGACGATTCCCCTGCTGGCCGCTGTGCCACGAGACCCTGATTTAGCGCTCCCCGAACGCCATCTTGGGCTGGTGCAAGCAGCGGAGATTCGCGAGGATTTGGAAGCCCGCTTTGAAGCGGGCGCCCAAGCGCTGGAAGCGGCAGGGTTGCTGGAGGCGCTCTCGGCGCTGCCGCCAGTGGCCTTTACCGCACCGCAAGAGCAGCTTGCGGCCGTCAAGCCTGCACTTAAAGGCCGCACTATTGGCGTAGCCCGTGACGCCGCCTTCAGCTTTATCTACCAGGCCAATCTGGATCTGCTGGAGCAGATGGGCGCCACGCTGCGCTTCTTCTCGCCGCTCACTGATAGCCGCCTGCCGGAATGCGATGCGCTGTGGTTGCCGGGAGGCTACCCGGAACTTCACGCCCAGCAACTGGCGAATAACTGCGCCATGCGTTTGGCCATTGAGGCTTTCTATCGCGCCGACCAGCCCATCTTGGCTGAGTGTGGCGGTCTGCTGTACTGCCTGGAAACCCTGACCGACTACGACGATACCATTTACCCCATGCTCGGCCTGTTGCCAGGGCAGGGGGCGATGCGCGGGCGGCGGGGCTGCCAGGGGATGCAAACCGCCGAGTTGCCAGAAGGCCCGGTTCGCGGCCATGCGCACCACCGCTCTATGGCAGAAGGCACTCCCGAGCCGATTGCTCATGGCCGTCGCCAGCGCCACCCCGCACCGGGGGAAGCGATTTACCGTCAGAATCGCTTAACGGCGACCTATTTACATCTGTTTTTCCCCAACAATCCTGACGCTGTGGCGAGGCTTTTTTCTGCCAGCCCGGCGCACTGCGAACTGCAGCACAGCGAGGCATTTACCCATGCAGCCCAGTAA